Genomic window (Cololabis saira isolate AMF1-May2022 chromosome 10, fColSai1.1, whole genome shotgun sequence):
TAGAAACTGCAACATTAATCTTTATTACCCATGCAATTTTAGCCTAAGGAGTGTGGTTATACTAATAGTTGTGAATGAAAACAGGATGCCGCTACTTGCATTGTAGCAGGACTGTGGGGTCTCTGTATGCACATTGTTTTGATGCAGCCATTTGCTCATCTTTCTAATGTTGCTGACATGGAATAAAAGCCAACGATAGGATACCAGTGAGACTGTAAACAGGTCAAGAGATAACggacacagcaggcatgtgagGGCCCTAAGAGATGAAAGCAGGGACAAATATGACAGTCTGTAAGGTTGTAGTTGCACGAAAACACATTTGACTGAGATTCTTAGAAAGGATATCGAGTAAACAGGGGAAGGGTGCATATTGTGCAACTTTTACAGGGCAGAACATGATTCTTCCTGTTCTGCCAACGCAGCTAAtcacgttttgttttttccctccaGACAGGCACCATGAACTACGTGGGCCAGTTGGCAGGTCAAGTTCTTGTAACCGTCAAAGAGCTGTACAAGGGCATCAACCAGGCCACATTGTCAGGCTGTATTGATGTTGTGGTTGTCCGCCAGAGGGATGGCACGTACCAATGCTCACCATTCCATGTGCGTTTCGGCAAGCTGGGTGTCCTGCGATCCAAAGAGAAAGTGGTaagctgttttattttcttcctttttttaatcctgTGATAATGTGCATTAATAACAGTGACATTTCCATGTAGTTTACATAGATTGTATTGCTGCTTTCTTAATGATACAGCCTCATTATGTCTCTTTCTTCTCCTGTGGATTAATGGCATCTCACTGGAACACTGTGTAAAGGACTTTtacaaaaattatatattttagcCCACTAATGTCACTTGTGGAGCAAAAAGCAAATCTGGCGTCATTCCCcccatttttttcctccttcattTGTAGCTTTTCTCCATCATTTTGGGGTTATATGGTTGTTTCACATCTTATTTTGCCACTTTTTGTCATATATGGGCAATTTAGCATTTTTACtggttatatttttttcctttttgttgttttctttgattTTGTAACCATAGTGTGTcaatctttgtcttttttttgcatcactttgtcccatccatccattttctatacccgctttgtcctttgcagggttttaaaaaaaaatcttatgaTAATGTGCATTAATAACAACAGTGACATTTCCATTTAGTTTACATAGATTGTATTGCTGCTTTCTTAATGATACAGCCTCATTATGTCTCTTTCTTCTCCTGTGGATTAATGGCATCTCACTGGAACACTATGTGTAAATGACATTTACAAAAATTACATATTACACTAATGTCACTTGTGGAGCAAAAAGCAAATCTGGGGTCCTTTTAATACTCTGTAAGACTATATTGACTTAAGTAGCACATTCCATAAGATTTTAGTCCACATTCTCACTACGAACATAACCTGCAAATTTAGTTCAGACCTTATTTGACAGGAGACTCTCTATTGGggcttttcagaaaaaaaaactaaaatttggTGCTGGTGCTAATGCTGGTGCTAATGCTGGTGCTAGGCCAGTGCTAGAGCCAGTTCCAAACaggttctacaaagaaattgATTTCTATTCCACTGGCCAGGGAGCACCAGAGAACCAGAACCCCTTCGTCATTTATTACGTCTCTAAACCAGAAGCAGGAAATCTATAAAAGAAATGTGAAAATCCCTCAGAATggcaacatccatccatccatccattttctatacccgctttatccttcgcagggtctgctggagcctatcccagctcattgcaGGCTAGAGGCAGGGGtacacctggacaggtcgccagtttATCGCAAAAAAATAGCaacaatggggaaaaaatttCAGTATGTGCAGACAAtgatcctggcccaaacaatcTTGTTTGGAGTGCGGAATTTACCTCATGCAGCTGTCCGCCATCAAAATCCTCAGCGTTTACGTTCCAGGACGACCTTAAACCTGTTCAGAGGAAAAGGGAGATCAGAgggagaggatgaagaacagagaaaagaTCAATAAGAATGCATCCAGATTTTCCCCTTTAATATATGTTTTAAACTCACAGAGGTTGTTAGAAGGTTGCATAGTTTTGGTTGGTTGGAATCATCACAGCCCCCACCATGACATAACAGTTCTTGGATCTGGCCCAGCAAGGTTTTAGCACCAGTTTTCTTGTCACCAAGTCGGTGCCTTCCTCGCAGCTGGTAGTCGAAAGGAAAAAACTGGTGCTATGTCTGGCACTAGAACCAAACTAGTACTGGAACCGCTTTGGTCGAAAAGCCCTATCTGAAAGatttaaatacatgtaaaaaaaagcaTGACAAATGGTGTTGCAGTTTTGATGTGAAGAAAACTTTATCCTACGGCTCTAACTCTTTTTAATTTGCCCTCATCGATCATGTACTTTCTTATGGTACAATAGATGTACAGGACTAAGTCAGTGAAATAGTGTTTTAAACATTAGTACACAGTTTTCACTCTTTGATAATATTTTAAGCCACAATACatgtgttaaaggggacctattatggcttctaatacctattttaaacaggccttgaatgtcttaaaaataagcttttgattgtttttgctaaataaattagaaattcagcctatgagccatgtctttatcttcctattctctaacctcattatctatgcgggattctgagtgggcggggctatgataatgaggcactgtgctgattggctgcctgaatgacgcgatacaccgatacgaaaaaatggcggaagctctggccggcggagttagttgtgggcgtgatttcacgcatcggaggccaacctatgtaaattgcactttggttacgtaacgatgggagtagaatctgaacggctcgtagatccacatcacactggatgtctcatccgggcggctgtacagacactgcagaatttggttgctttcctccttctccgagttggcaggctgaggggagaccactttatatatgttaaagcaagaaaaaacgtgtttttcataataggtcccctttaaagagtgACCACTTGATAAGACTTTAGGTTTGCTTAACTTCTGGCTTTAAGATGGCCATTTATTGGCTTAATATGAACGTCTAAAATATATACTTGCATCTCCCCTAAGGTACAGTCATTCAAGCTGTCCTTTCAATAAAATTTCCCACATCACAGAAAGCATGTGATGCCACAGTTTCGACGTGGATAGAAGTTAAATATTTAGCATTAACATCCCAGACTGTGACTCACTTAGGGGAATATTTAATGTTTGTAGAACATATCAGGAGAGGTTCTGGATTTTTCTCCCACAATAATAGAAagggaaaataaatcttgtgaTTAATTGCAGGGGGactgttattatttttagcCCCCTCTTGTCTCTCGGGAAGTACTAAAGAGTTTCCTTCATCCCTTTTGCTTTTTAGCACCTTGACATTGACCTAATTATTAGGTTGGAACAGCAAGTAACACCTGTTTAAGTAGTAATTTTCTTATAGTAGTAGAATGATATAGAGTTCAATGTTGGTTAAAATATAGATATTAAAAAGCATAAATAAACCCACATTTTTTTTGTGAGTTTGAGTTTCTCAGATTATATGTGAGCCTATATGAGGTTTTTTGTTATAAAGTTGATAGTTCACACTGGCTAAAACCTGTGTTTTTGCAAAACACCAGGAGGAATGATGACTTCATCCTAACTTCTATTTATAGAACAATTTTGTAGCACTCTGATTTGAAGCTCTTTTACTCACAGGTGGATCAAAGTGGACCATGATTGTGAAGGGCTGACATTGTCTCACCAccttcccagaatgctgatagggTTGATGGGGGGGTGAATGAGAGGTTTCCCTGGCAACAGCTCTACAACGTGAATGCGTGGGAAGGGGAAGAAATGTGCAGAAGGTCTCAAAAAGGGCTCTTGTGTAACTAAGAGTTATCCATGTGCTAGATTTTCATTCCGTTTGGGCTGTGGATGATGTGTGTATTCCCATTCATCGGTCACTTCGGATGGCAACCAGGAATGTTTTTGGAGTCGTGTTTGAATTTGATAATCTTGGGGGTGCAATGCTAACGCACTTGCACAAGCActttttctgttatttcattCAAGTGAATACAAGCTCTCATTCACAGTAGGTGAATGAAGTAGATCTTTTATTCTGTTGCATTATTTACTGGGACTTTAAATTCTCACCCACTGTTGTACAAGTTCCCCATAGCAACCTCGGATGGATGAAATTACATCTTGAAGTTGCATAGAAACCACATCTGCTACCAAAGTCACCTACACAGAAAAAACAATGCAAATCACaggagagagaaaaacagattACTCTGGTAgcggtttatttttttaatttgtatcgATGATTTTGTTTCAGCCTACAGAGAACTCATTCAAAGTCAGCCCCTTTCTGTGCCCGACGTTAAATGAcccgttttttatttttaattttattttttcagaacCTTGACACCATTTGTGGTGTGAGGTTTCTGAAAAAACGCCAGTCTGTTGGGGTTTGCCTGGAAAACTTGAATGGCCTTGTTCTTTTGGCAGGAGCTGAAGAGTGCAAGCCTAAAACCCTCATGCTTCTTAGAATTTCTAAAGCCTGTTGGCAAAGATGGGGCCTCAAAAGCCTGCCAATTGGTCTGACAAAGCAGAAGGCAAAGTAAAGTTTTtaaagatggatggattaacAGGCATTTTGATGCTTAGTTTTTTGCTGTTCTCCTCGTGAATTTCTACTGCATAGGGCTTTACAGTTAAAATAAACTATAACTTTCTTGGACAGCAGTAATTGTGGGTTGTTGTTGGCTCTGCCTGTCTGGACAGAGATCAATCCATCCAGCCTTGTTGTATACCGGTTCATTCTGTTTAGGGTCACAGCAGGTctggagcttatcccagctGTCATCCGACCAGAGGCTCGGtggaccctggacaggttgccagtccatcagAGACCTGCCCATCCAATCCAAAGTTAACAAAGAGACAGCCTTGAGAACATAAAGCATTGGTGCTGCTCACGAGTACTGATTGGTGGGCAGTTCCCATCTGTCTCCAGAGTTGTGCATTCCAAACCCCTTCTTCATGCTGtgttaaaacacaaacacagatctCTGAAATGCACCCCTCGCTGGACAAATTAACTGTAATGGCTCAGACGCCGCAGTCACACCGTCTTGCTATCAAAATTGATCTCAAGGGACTTAACAGAGAAAGAAACATGTTACACTCAAGCACATAAACTGTTTTAACTCATGTGGATTCAAAGAAATGTGTCCTGAATaaggctgttcgattttgcccaaaaataaaatctcgatttttttctttcaaaatccgattttcgattacgattattttgtgaattgacaaaaggcaaagaaatgatttcaaatatgctgtttttttattgaacatttgccccattggactttaagtgcaaactttgctcttattaaaccaaaaaggaatgaataaagtgcaaaactctgtaaaataagttgaaaaaaagttttaaaaaatataataaaatataaagttttatctctgaaaaaaaaaatcaaggaacacgagccggtctacccggtggcatgttccaacgccccctcctacactaaagagcctctcccatggggcacttgtcgcaggtatcaagagttatttccatcaatcattaatatggtatcaatcattaatatgtgtgcagacaaggtaaaaaaaaaaaaaaaagtgaaaaatcgattttacgattttcacgttttaacatcgttctaattacataatcgcgattacgatttaaaatcgattaatcgaaacAGCCCTAGTCCTGAATGTCATGCGTACAACCAGCCCCGACTACATTCTCAGTTTTCCTGCCTGTTTACAAATATATCTTCTGCCAAATTTTTCCAGATTGACATTGAGGTGAATGGAGAGGCGGTGGAACTTCATATGAAGCTTGGTGACAATGGAGAGGCCTTTTTTGTCCAGGAAGCCGTGCAGCAGAATGTAAGTATATTAACGCCACAGACTGGAACACcagtttgaaaaataaaatgaataccgTTTCATCAAGACTACTGTTACTTTGTAGACCATAGTAGTTACAGTTCTGAAAAGGCATAACATGCCTTTTTTACTGCCTACAGTAGTCTTGTATTAAAGATAGGGCTGagcgatatatcaagattttttttaatgattttgatatagcttattttgtgacaaattgacttgaatgttttatttgagatttgcacaaatgttttgttatatacaactgtcaacctcaatggaaaagtctgcctgttactgtctacacattgtattaattgcacagtgtattttaatttaattgttatgcaggaaagggatatttgttttattttattcaagaagcattttattctatatatgcaggcagtttatttttatttcatttgttttatacattttgatattgtacagacctctgttaataaaggtacctgtgtgacatttggcacgaggctttgtattaaaactgactgtttttttaagggtttgcctcagaaaaaaatgaagctaacagagatgctatgctataatgctttgggggaaaccccaattatggcacagaaaaaatatctatatatatcgagtatcgccatttagctagaaaatatcgagatatgacttttggtccatatcgcccagccctaattaaaGAGGAAGGTCTGCTTTATGTGAGGAAATCATTTCTCCCCTGTTGTTCAGCTGCTGTACAGTTGGCCTATTCCCCAACTTCCCAGAGGTTTTATTGGCACATCTCCTGAGTTACAGCAACTCTGTTGTATGGCAGATGATTCACTATGTTTTCTCCAAGTATAGCAAATGCCTCTTTGGCCAGTTGTTGTTTAAGCATTCTTACATGTTCCTGCTTCGTTAATTCGGCAGATTGTCCCTGCCCACTTGGCTACTTCACCAATTCCCACTGAGAGTCATCTGTTTTGGATCACGGATGTGGAGAACAGAACATCAAAAGATCTAGAAGATGACCCTGCGGAACCAGACGACCCacccgatcctcctgcgcccaTCACTaccacaaaaaagaagaagagacggAGAAAGAAGCACAAAGGAGACCCCCGTAGAGAGGAACTGACCCCACCAGTGTCAGTCACAACTAGTAATGCTGTTGCTACCACATCTGCTGCTCTGTCTGGCACTGGGCAGAATGAAGAGATATTTGAGATGGACCTGAGCTCTGACGAGGAAGCCGCAGTGCATGTCTCAAGGTAGGTTCACAGGAAATGCATGTTGCTGTAGCAAATATGTTCAGAACGCTTtaactcttctttttttttttttttttgacacccTGGTTTTAGGTCACCTTCAGTTACCATCATGCGTGACATTGACCCCAAATTACCTGCAGCGAGGCATAATACCAATGGTTACCCATTATCTGATGGGGAATGGCAAAGGAATGATGGGTATGTATacagggtttccgcggggtttaaaaatgtattaaaaagtgataaatgaaaattgccaaatttaaggccattaaaagtgttaaattcactgtcagatgtattatttttttttaaattggtattattttttaccttttagattttaagcagtctattttattgtcattcacaaagtgaaataaatgtgaaacatctggtcaacatcaatgagtctataaatctgttctgtataatGTTCTATAGtttaaaatctgtattaatgttaaaaggtccgtgattaacacttaatgttgtgacagtttttttaaaaaaatctgaaggtagtgagaaaggtattaaattggtattaaatttaacataaggattgctgtataaaccctggtATAGATGCATGTTGAGCCATCAGTAAGTGTtgcattaaaatataaaaagctgCTGTGTAATCATTGTTTTCATTTCCCTGCCCCTTTAGTTATGGGTTGTCTCAGGCTTTTTCACCGAAGAGTGATTCAGAACTGGTGGTGAGGCCTTCAGAAAGTTTGCTCAGAGCCGAGTCCCACATGCAGTGGACCTGGGGAGAATTCCCAGAAACAACTAGGGTAGGCacttcttttcatttattttcaaagcAGCTGTCCACGTGCTTATCATCTTAGTAACCCATCTTATTCAAAAATCCAGGTCACCAAGAAAGAGAAACCAGAACCAGTGAAAACCGTCACTATCACCCCTTCAGAAAGCACCCATTTCCGTGTCATCCTCAGCTCAGAGGCCATGGAGAATGAAACAGAGACTGAAAACGAAGGTGGCGCCGCCTCAGTGTGTACCGTAGTCAGGCCCAAGCCACGCACCCCTGTCACTACTGGAACACCTAATAACTCACTATCAACTGTCAGTACTATGAGCTCTGTGAGTCCCATAACCTCCACAGAACCCCTTGATGTTCTGCCAGCCAATGTGGCAACCTCCACCCCTTCAAACACCCAACAGAATGATTCACCCTCTAAGAAAAAAGGTACACTAGGTGCTGTTAATTTGGTTAACACTGTTTTATAATTTTGAATAAAGTAATGCATCAATCTGTTGTTGATTGCAGGAGTCCCAAAGAGGAGTCAGCATCAGGGTCCTGAGGATATCTACTTAGATGACCTGAATGTACTTGAACCTGATGTGGCTGCACGATATTTTCCTAAGAGGTTTGCTTATGCAAGAGGAACCTAATTGCTTGACCTCTTCTAATTAAAAACGTGCTCTATTTAAAATCTAAATGCATGTATTATAAATATTTCAGAGAATGCCTTGAAGACTACATTAATTTAatcctttctttctctctacCTGTGTTGCCAAAGTGAGTCTGAAGCGGCGACGAAGCATTGGATGGACTCGGAGATCCACTCTGGTTCACAGTCTCCCCAGTCGGTGGGTAGTGCAGCTGCTGACAGCGGGACAGAATGTCTTTCTGACTCAGCCGGGGACCTCCCTGATGTCACCCTTTCTCTCTGTGGAGGTCTTACAGAAAATGCCGAAATATCCAAAGGTAAACAAGAATAACACCCGTGTAAGAAATGCAGCTTAAAAGTTGACATTTGTCGGTGACAGAAATAGTTATGTCTAACTACATAATTGCCCTGCTGTAATGGCCTCCTAAGAATGCACCCAGCtactgtttttgttaaatacaGAAGCATTATTTTTATCTGTCAGTACATTAGATCATTAGGCTCTTTTGGAAGCTTGTTAGAGAATTTCTCAGCTGCTTTCTGTTCAGAAAGATGTTAGAGTTGAGCTTTTCATCTGCTATCTTTAATTAGTCTCTCCTCCCTTCACAGAAAGATTCATGGAGCATATCATAACATATCAGGAATTTGCTGAAAATCCTTCAATTATAGATAACCCTAACCTGGTAGTGAAGATAGGAAATCGGTTTGTACACCTTTTTATACTACTTACAATAAGGAATATAACATTTTTTGGGTGATTGATTTTGTCTGaactaatgttttttttctcagataCTACAACTGGACACTAGCGGCCCCCTTAATTCTTAGTCTGCAAGCATTTCAGAAGAATTTACCAAAggtttttgatttttgttttccgTTTCCCACATCACgtcttttataaactagtgaagaagcttgacctttgaccttattCTCCTGTTAATGGTAGACTACAGAAGAGGCCTGGGTGAAGGAGAAAATGCCAAAGAAGTCCGGCCGGTGGTGGTTCTGGCGAAAGAGGGCAGATAGTACAATCAAACAGGTGTGCACATATTATCACATTTACTGAGAACAAAACATGCTTTGCAAAAGAatctaaaatgtataaaaatatattttccttCTAGTCGGAGACTAagcttgaaacaaaggaagagtCTCATTCGGTAGAAGAAGGACCCTCTATATCTCAGGAGAACCTCCCCTTACCGTATGTGATGCTCTACAGATGTGTGCCATAATGTGATTCtgtaaattaatgaaataaactgATGAAAGTAAAGTGTTATTGTTGCACATAGGATATAGTTGGCAAACAGTGACAGTTTTTTGAGGTTAACACTACAGATTATGAATGATACATCATTATGAAGTGAcacaaatacatatatatttgcattttttgGGCATCGTTACATTTTAGCGAAGTAAACAATCATAACTACTGTTCCTCTGCAGGTCTAAGGCAGGAGATACATCCAGTGATGAAGAGGCTAAGGAAATGAGTGCTGCATCCTGTCAGGAGAGACTGCCGCCTGTAGATGCTCAGCACTATCCCAGCCCACTCACTTACAGGAAGTCACTGCGCCTTTCCTCTGATCAGATAGTAAGTGCATTCTTTTGCACAGGTTTTCTTTGCTTGGTTTTCTTAGATCTCCTTCTTAGATCTTCTGTTTTATTTGGAAGCTGAAGGTGCTTCCCTTGTAATCCAAACCCAGATCAGTGGATCttaatggattgatggatggttaGATACTTGGAAActggagattttttattttttacaaatttTTATAATATATTCTGTAGTTCTGTAATTGTAGTTGGTcttaatattttagttttcacGTCATATTTGATGTGGTTTTGTCACAATGTAAGGTTTATCATTTTACCAACGGAATCGCACAAGATATTTCTACTTTCAAGTGATTATTTGGTAGTTCAGAGCTCCCTCTGCTGGCTGGTTGTGAAACATATGGTGTTTTGTCCACTTGGCATCCGTAGGGGGCTCTGTTGTACTATGGTGAAATAAAACATACCAGAGTAATGTCTGCATTGTTGAGATTATATGAGAttcttttacacttttttttactgttttcagGCCAGTCTGAATCTGAAGGATGGGCCAAATGATGTGACATTCAGCATCACCACCCAATATCAGGGCACATGCCGCTGTGAGGGGACCATCTACTTGTGGAACTGGGATGATAAAGTCGTTATCTCTGACATTGATGGCACCATCACCAAGTATGTTCCTCTAGATTGTATTTTTCCTTTGTTGCAGGATAGTAAAATTTATAGAGAAATAAAACTGGCAaaaagccattttttttttttttaaacttgataATTGTTGGTTGTCAACATTGCTAGACagttatgtttttaaatcactgcATTATTGTTAGGTACATTGATTTAAGTTATTCTGCATTTTGTCACTGGGTGCATTCAAATTTGTTTTGGTGCTTTCCTTTATTTGTCTTCTCACAATGAAGCATAATGTCACAAAGTGTCATTCACTCCCATTTCTCTTAGGGGCCCTTTTCATTTTTGCGGTATTATGTGGCTCTAATTTAAAGAATGTAAAATCATGGACTGCACACCAACCTTGAATCATGCTG
Coding sequences:
- the lpin2 gene encoding phosphatidate phosphatase LPIN2 isoform X1, coding for MKRRRSLGDWELLGSNTEDYTDNSEQEESSSLTSSWSLTGTMNYVGQLAGQVLVTVKELYKGINQATLSGCIDVVVVRQRDGTYQCSPFHVRFGKLGVLRSKEKVIDIEVNGEAVELHMKLGDNGEAFFVQEAVQQNIVPAHLATSPIPTESHLFWITDVENRTSKDLEDDPAEPDDPPDPPAPITTTKKKKRRRKKHKGDPRREELTPPVSVTTSNAVATTSAALSGTGQNEEIFEMDLSSDEEAAVHVSRSPSVTIMRDIDPKLPAARHNTNGYPLSDGEWQRNDGYGLSQAFSPKSDSELVVRPSESLLRAESHMQWTWGEFPETTRVTKKEKPEPVKTVTITPSESTHFRVILSSEAMENETETENEGGAASVCTVVRPKPRTPVTTGTPNNSLSTVSTMSSVSPITSTEPLDVLPANVATSTPSNTQQNDSPSKKKGVPKRSQHQGPEDIYLDDLNVLEPDVAARYFPKSESEAATKHWMDSEIHSGSQSPQSVGSAAADSGTECLSDSAGDLPDVTLSLCGGLTENAEISKERFMEHIITYQEFAENPSIIDNPNLVVKIGNRYYNWTLAAPLILSLQAFQKNLPKTTEEAWVKEKMPKKSGRWWFWRKRADSTIKQSETKLETKEESHSVEEGPSISQENLPLPSKAGDTSSDEEAKEMSAASCQERLPPVDAQHYPSPLTYRKSLRLSSDQIASLNLKDGPNDVTFSITTQYQGTCRCEGTIYLWNWDDKVVISDIDGTITKSDVFGQILPQLGKDWTHQGIAKLYHSVAENGYKFLYCSARAIGMADMTRGYLQWVNDGGTILPRGPLMLSPSSLFSAFHREVIEKKPEIFKIECLTDIKNLFQHNKQPFYAAFGNRANDAFAYKEVGVPLCRIFTVNPKGELIQEQTKGNKSSYGRLSELVEHVFPLLSKEQNEAFVMPEFSSFCYWRQPLPEINPDELL
- the lpin2 gene encoding phosphatidate phosphatase LPIN2 isoform X2; this translates as MNYVGQLAGQVLVTVKELYKGINQATLSGCIDVVVVRQRDGTYQCSPFHVRFGKLGVLRSKEKVIDIEVNGEAVELHMKLGDNGEAFFVQEAVQQNIVPAHLATSPIPTESHLFWITDVENRTSKDLEDDPAEPDDPPDPPAPITTTKKKKRRRKKHKGDPRREELTPPVSVTTSNAVATTSAALSGTGQNEEIFEMDLSSDEEAAVHVSRSPSVTIMRDIDPKLPAARHNTNGYPLSDGEWQRNDGYGLSQAFSPKSDSELVVRPSESLLRAESHMQWTWGEFPETTRVTKKEKPEPVKTVTITPSESTHFRVILSSEAMENETETENEGGAASVCTVVRPKPRTPVTTGTPNNSLSTVSTMSSVSPITSTEPLDVLPANVATSTPSNTQQNDSPSKKKGVPKRSQHQGPEDIYLDDLNVLEPDVAARYFPKSESEAATKHWMDSEIHSGSQSPQSVGSAAADSGTECLSDSAGDLPDVTLSLCGGLTENAEISKERFMEHIITYQEFAENPSIIDNPNLVVKIGNRYYNWTLAAPLILSLQAFQKNLPKTTEEAWVKEKMPKKSGRWWFWRKRADSTIKQSETKLETKEESHSVEEGPSISQENLPLPSKAGDTSSDEEAKEMSAASCQERLPPVDAQHYPSPLTYRKSLRLSSDQIASLNLKDGPNDVTFSITTQYQGTCRCEGTIYLWNWDDKVVISDIDGTITKSDVFGQILPQLGKDWTHQGIAKLYHSVAENGYKFLYCSARAIGMADMTRGYLQWVNDGGTILPRGPLMLSPSSLFSAFHREVIEKKPEIFKIECLTDIKNLFQHNKQPFYAAFGNRANDAFAYKEVGVPLCRIFTVNPKGELIQEQTKGNKSSYGRLSELVEHVFPLLSKEQNEAFVMPEFSSFCYWRQPLPEINPDELL